From the Hordeum vulgare subsp. vulgare chromosome 1H, MorexV3_pseudomolecules_assembly, whole genome shotgun sequence genome, the window aagaagccagtgatggaaaaggaaaatatccacgttggactcagtagatttcacCAAATTGTatgagcaagttgtatcttaatttcagcaagttgtatcagcaCGTTGTATCTTAATTCCGGCAAggtgtattgatgacccacaagtataggggatcaaccgtagtcctttcaataagtaagagtgtcgaacccaacgaggagcagaaggatctgacaagtggttttcagcaaggtaaaatctgcacgcactgaaattgtcggtaacaagtgattgtgtggtgagatgattcgtagcaagcaacaagtaacaaaagtagcaatggtgcagcaaagtggcccaatcccttttgtagcaagggacaagcctgaacaaagttcaTACATAAATTTCATACACACTTATTAtcataaaacaacatagaaactctctagctaaagcatttaaatgcaacaacaaatgcgatcaagatcgcaactaaggtaacaattgataaaacaacataatgataccaagcctcactatcaatggcatattttctaatctttctaatcttcaagcgcattttctccatattgatcttgtgatcatcgacgacatcggcaacacacAACTCcagtttcatcttctcttcttcaattcttttcaatttttctttcaaatactcgttttctttttcaactaaacttAACCTCTCGAtaagagggtcggttggaatttacgattcacatacctcctagataaaaatatctatgtcaacttgatgggcataatttgtcataaacacgaaatgcagcaaatagttataaaagagaatataccacatccgaatcataaaccggacgagggccgacggggacggatatcaaaaccatgccacTATGTATAACAGACAACGTACGggtaagaaaattatacaagtaactatATATCTAAATCACACAAACATGATTTTCTTTTTATAAAAAAGataataagaacaagaggctcaccatggtggtgcCCGCGATGGGACGGTGCGGGCGATTGACGGTggttaggacggggacgggaaggcATTAAGTAAACCAGAcctacatatgcaaactaagagttaatttgagctcatattgcatataaatcaaataaactaccACATATAATTACTTCCAAagtaaaacccacaaatcactatacttatagagcatttcAAGAGCTAATCTAACAAGAGAGATAAAAGGACAAAGTTGCTGACCTTTGTGATCACTTGGATGGATGGGGGGCCTTCAAATCTTGACAAAATTTGGGGAAAATGAAGCATGAGATCGAGCTTcggggaagaacagagaggggaggaaaggggaagaacagagagCTCAAACGCGGGTTGGACGAAGTGTTTATATAGGAAAACCTTTCGGCCCGGTTGAAGACACAAACCGGGATTGAATGTGAGCTTCTAGAACCGGTTCGTtccacgaaccaggactaaaggttctAGTGGGGCCCCAACCTAACACCAGCTTGCCACCACCCCCTTACTACCAGTTCGTGTCAGGAACCGGTACTagaggttgaacacgaaccgggactaatgatgccCCCTAGCCGTTGGAACCGACACTAATGGTCACATTAGTGTCGGTCCttttacaaaccgggactaatgtatcTCACGTAAAGTAGTTTTTATACTAgtgcctttagtctcggttggtagctggaaccgggactaaaggtcccaaaCGAACCGGAACCGGTGCCCGCCGAGGCCCAACAGGAGTCTtggccgctcgaaccgggaccgAAGCAagaattagtcccggttcgtaagtccaTCGGGACTATTGCTCGATCGAGGCTAGGacgaaagccctgttttctactagtgatttgggtttaaggtttcggatgcacaagtagtatctctacttagtgtgaagtttaggctagcaaaggtattgggaaagcaccacatgttagaggatctataataaTATaatttctatgtgaatgtgaacaagcataaatcattaagttgtcttccttgtccaatgtcgacacttttggcatattataattaatgggggatcacaatcataaaagatggcaagtatagtgtatttgcatgtaaatcttttgtttccttattaattctttcatgtgttgcatcaccgaccaatgctatgtttgtcaatcttcaataaattttaccacttatacttttccttatgtgatgtcactacttactataagattggcatatgatcttttttattattctcctttactttgattgcagcaagaaagtagagaagcaaaactcaaactaaatttTATTATATGACTCTCACTTGATTATATAGATAGATACATGGATTACGAAACTAGCACTCGAACTAAACTTTTAAGTAAATAAATATGTTATGAATACCAAGCAAATTATACATGCATTTCTTATATTTAAATTGAGTAAAATCATGAGTACAAACATTTATTAAATATTTACAAATATTTGCATTCGTATAATTTTTACTCgtgaaatatattaaaaaattatATAATTTAAATATTAGACATGATTGAATATTCATATCAACAGTTTCAATTTTAAATTATACAACCCTTAAACTATACAAATGTATGAATAATTATTTAATGTTTGTACAAGTGAAATACTATTTTAGTTGTTATTTTGAATTATTTGTATTATTTTAGATGGTGCATTTTTTATAACTCATAACTATAATTTAAATATGTgaatatttttgtaaaaatactTGAACAGTTTTTGAACTAGGTTTTTTTTGTATGTATAATGTTTATAACACATGAATATTTAGACGTAATTTTTGTTACTAAAATTACAATTTACATACCATCTAGAAATCTCCAACCCCTCAACAAAATCTAcaaatttccaaaaaaaaaactTGCAAAATGGACTGGCGCCTTTTTTCTCAATACATACTATCCGTTGTGGTTAAGTACGTGTTGTAGTGGCTCGAACACTTTGCGTGTTTACCTTTGCTTGTCGGTTTGAGACGTAGCTGCCACACCTTTTCTAGCCAGAATGCCTCGGATCGTATACGACGGTCGTTGGTTCAATGAAAGGGGTTTTGTGCAAAAAAGAAATCTCACGAGTTGGCTTTCTCCGCAAATAAAAATATGATGGTCTTTTATATAAATATGCGTCGGCCGAGCGTCCTCATTCACTCACAGGTGGGGCCATACACACTGGTACATACATATTTTGTGACTGTATTTGAACGTGATGACAAGTTAGGTGACCATAAATTTGAATTTTTAagattgagaggaaagaaaatatCATTAACCACATATGCACATCTTTGGAAAATCTTGTggagagaaacaacatatttcttatcttattccgagtgattgtacattcaaacgcgttttcgcactgaggccatcgtcgacaacacaaatgtgatgccatgtggaaatatattacgttcaaagcgtgtgttattttctcttccgttgcaacgcatgaaCTTTTTTGCTAGTATAAATAATATTTGTCGTCGTGGAAATATATAGTCAACCACAAGAGGACGGGGCAAAACTTgtcaagaaaagaaaaggagaaacaagaagaagagatgTTGCGATGACGCCACACTAACAAAGGATAAGAAGCCAGGAAAACAACCTAAACATGAGATTTACAAAATTCGATCACCGATGGTACAAAATTGCAACGTGGCTACAACGGTTAGTGCTATTACAATTTGTCAGTTCAAAATGAAAATCCACAGCGCTACAATCCCTTAGATGTTGAcgaacggcgcgccggtgatgaacTCGGTGGCGGCGAGCGCGACGAGGCCGAGCATAGCGAAGCGGCCGTTCCAGAGCTCGGCGTCGGCGCTCCAGATGCCGCTGGATTTGCTCTCCACGCTCTGGCCCTGCAGCAGCGGCACAAGCGACGCTACGGAGAAAACCCCTGCGGTCGCCAGGAACCAGCCCAGCCCGGCGCCACTGCCGGCCTGGTCGAGGAGCCCACCGCCACGCGCCGCCTCGACGGACAGCGCCGCCACGAAGCCTACCATGGCCAGCCGGCCGTTGATGCGCTCCGGCGCCGGGCCGCTGAACGCGAGCGCGTCCCAGACCGAGGGGTTAGCCTTCTTAGTCATGGGCTTGGGTGCCGCCGGGATCGGGGTCGGGGCCGGGCTCGTGCTCGGGGAGGAGGTCGATGCGCTCGTTGTCTCCTTGGTTGAGTCCATGTCAGGCTGCACATACACAAACATATCTCACGTTGAGATCGAGTCTCCAACTAACCAACATGCAAAACAGTCGACGTGAAAGCTCACCTCGGTCTGGGCCCTGACGACGAGGGCGCGCCGGCGCGGGGCCGCCACTGGATAGCGGGCGGCGGACCGGCCAACGACGGCGAAGGAACTCAAGGCCACCATGGTCGCCATTACTCAAGGCAGAGACTAGAAAAGCTAACGTACGAAGAGAACTGACAAGTTGGTGCTGGCTTAATCGATGGGCGATGACACTTGGCTAATGTTGTTTCGCTGTGTCTCTGTGAGCGAGTCGCTGCTGCACTTTTATAGCGGCCGTGAGGAGGTCGCCGGTGGACGCGGCCGTGGCCACGTGAACGCCGTGCAAGAGCTGTACGTggagggagggcggcggcgggctCACATCCAGGTGTACATCTAGGCCGCCATAACTGGCAAAATTGATAAAAATGACCCCTGGAATGAAAGAACTCACAGAGTGAACCTTCGGAAAAAAGATTTCACGcgtctgacccttttgtgtgacgCCTGACACCTAGgcgtcacactacactgtgtgacgcctaagcgtTCGACGCCACACAAACGGCCACGCTGGACAGGCCGGGCCCACCCCTACATAGtgcgacgcctaagcctcaggcgttgcACACTCTGCAGTGTGGCGTCGAGCGCATAGGCGCCACAGTGTGACTTAGTCTCGCATCGCATAGTTGACCCTCATGAGCAGCTCGCCATGCGGAGAAGCTGGGCAAGGCGGCGGCCATCGCGTCCATGTGCGTGCACGTGGAGGCGGCGCAACGGTCGTTCATGGGCGAGGTGGTGCAGGCGCTGAAGCGGCTCCCTGGGCGGCGGCGCCACGCccacggaggaggagggggagtccCCGTGGAACGACGGCGGCAGGAGCTGCTCGTGGAACGGCGACAGCGACGCGCCGCCCTGGCCGCGCGTCCCCGGGGCGCCTCGCCCGGGCGCGGTCGTGGGCTAcagaggaaaaaaatgaaaaatacccGCACGAATTTTCATATAAAATCAATGGTATATGATTTAGATGTGCAATACTGaagtcatcggaatcccgatcttCGATGGCACATTGGCGTCCCATAATTCTAGCCAACCACTATGTTCAACGCCAGAGGAGGAAGACTCAACTGCATCTGCCCCCTGCTTTTTTTTGTTTGATCGTTGTGCTGGCTCCAACCCTCTTCTCCTTTGTGCGTCGACGAAACAAGACGGTTGCTCACGCCTTGCATGGACGTGCCTGGGCCAGGGACATTACTGGCGGCAGGGACGGAGTCAACATGCAAGCATAAGGGGGGCAAATTTGTTTATGGAGAAGGCAAAATTCATATGAAATGAAATTTCTTGGCTACAACAACCACTATCATAGTAAAAAGAACAATTTGTTAGGGGGGCTACCCCCTCCCCCCTCGCACCGgggtctacccccccccccccctcgcccccCTAGATTCGTCCCTGACTACACGCGATTGCCCAATACTTGAGGAGTTGGGACATGGTGGACTCGGTAACGCTCAGGGAAGAAGAACATGACACCATCTGTTGCAAGATTTCATAtcaaatttgattagaaaaatatgtagagtttgaatatgttgttatttaatatttttaaaatactatATAGGATACAGTGTAAATCAATATTTGTCTTTATTTCATACACACGATCTGTATTGTAACATGTAAACTTAAACGTTAATATTTGGGAAATGTTATAATCTAAGTTCTCTTTTTGTACATATTTCATGATCTAAGACTTTACGTATGTGCCTTTTCTTGACAGAATCCACGTGCGTTCTTACCAACGGACTACATTTTTTTAGTAAATACGCAAATAATTTTTATAGGATGAACATGCACTTATAAAATTGCTGAACATCAAAGTACATGAAGGtttattttaaaaacatttgaactATTCATCTGATTGTAATGAATGTTGATAGTTTATTTTTTAGGGTAACAGATGAATTGATAAGTACAATCTCAATTTGTGTTTCATCTATTGCATGTGATGGCTATACATATAGGTTTTCTGAATATACTTAATTTATAAACGCGGCCTCCTCAGTGTCGAACGACACCACGTCGATGATGCCTGAATGTGGTCGTAGGTGCACACCATCAATATGACAAGTCAGAATCAAAATTGGATCAAAATGATAATGTCTCAGGTAAGAAATCTTTACTACCTGTTGCAATGCACGGTCATATTTGCTAGTAATAAATAATATATGGTAGTATACATCCCTCGATTCATAGGTTCGGTTTATCCTCCTTTCCCAAAATAAAAATAGAACGCCTTGATGTAACAATACTAAAAACTCTATTTCTTGTGTGAGTACATTATATCTTGCTTTGAGCTTGCAAGGGAAATAAAGATACACTTTTGGCCTTCAGCTTTCAATGGTAAATTTTAGGGTCCACGACAATGAGCTCAGCTAATCAACTCTCTTAATCAAAGGCAAACAAGGTTTAAGCTTCAGACTGTTGGCGAGTGAAATTTATAGTGTTTTATAACTCACTTGTTTCATAAAACTCCTCATATCATGTCCATTGATACACTTTTGTGTTTATCATGCATGAATACTAGGTTTCCGTGCCTTTTGATGTGAACGTTGCATAGTCTTTactttttattagagttactagcacaaatgtccgtgcgttgcaatgaTAGTAGAAGTATCCACATGATTGAAGCTCTTCTTTCTTAATGAAATTACTCGTCATTGGTAAGGCTATGTGCGTTTTGACTTTTGAGGTAGATGCACCATGTCTCGATCACAATGCATGTGCTTCCCTATGTTGAAAACGTCGTCTACCATGCGTTACCATACGATCTCATAATTATTTTGGACGGTCGCAAACAATTAGTACCACCTCGGATAGTAAAATATTAAAAACAATAACATGGATGAACGGattttttttcttaaaaaaaaggCAACAATAAATTTAATACCCTACAAATGTAACATTGTTTGAGACATATGGAATACACCACATATAAAAATATAGTAAAATATCAATATGATAAGTGCTTATGTTTTGTGAAACTACCGGTGGACattaataacaaagcataatTTTACAATTTGGAGAACATGAAAACATAACAATAGAAAAATGTAAAATcacttttcagatttttttgtaaACATAGTAAGAATATTATAGTATGTTTTTGTTTGTAAGTCATGATTTAAGAAAATAACTCAATGCATTGCCACCGTGTTTTTTGGTTGAGTGATTGTCACGATGATGACCAAAGCTAGGAGTGCCTATCCAAATATCCATAGAAGCCGAGCAGTCATTGGTAGTGCTTTTCGTGACAGATTCTCATAGCAAATATCCAAGTTCGGAGGACGGTGGCACAACCTGACTATGTGGCAAACTGACGATGGATCAAACAAACATGCATGCGAGGTCTGTACCAAGAATCATAGTGATGACTGGGAAAAAGAGAGGAGACGATAGGCTCTCGAGTAAGATGCACAGTGAAAATAATCAAGGACGAAGGCAGTAGCAACAGGATCTGGATCAACCTATGTGTCCTCAGTGCAGAAAGGTGGCGATTCTAAGTAATGGAAAGACAGTCCAGTCGTGTCTATATACACAACCAATTTTTTTAGGGATATCATAACCACGTACATGTTGAGACTTGGCAACTTGGACGTCTCAGGATCAAGCTGGAAAAGATAACAGATTTGCACAAATATCATCCTAAAGCCCACGTGAGAGCCCTTGTCTGCTTCACGAGAAGACGCCGCCCAGCCGACGCAATACTCCTCTGTCGAGTGCGCGAGGCAGGTAGCCAGTATTGCATGCATGTTCGTGGCCGGAGATTGCAAAGGTGCGGGCCTCTAGAGTCTAGCCCCCGTGGGTTGTGGTCGGGGAAGACAATCTGGAGCGCGTCGAGCCATCAAACGTCAACGACATCGACAGCGTCGGACTGCCGGAGCACGTCAAGTAGATCTAACATTGTCGACATCAGCCAAATCAAACGTCAGCAGCGCCATCAACCCCATGCATGCCAATAGATGGCTCGATTAGCAAAGGTTATGCTAGCGTATAAATTTTACCGTGCGTGCGGAACGGATGAAAATTTATATATCTATAAAACCTGAAGGAAGAATCAATACCTCTTTAATTATTATTAAAAAAGTTGGTATAAATAGGAAAGGAAAAAGATGAAAACAATAGGAAAAAGCATAAAAGCCAAAACCTGGGCTCAAACCCAGGTCTGTGTGATAGAAGAATCAAGCTCTAGCCACTGCAACGGCATAGTGGAAGCGTTACATTAGGATATCGATTTTAAATAAACTGGAAACCTCTctcgtgacttttgtgaaaaaaaCGAATCATTTTTCCTCACTTACCGGTTGCATGGTGGGTAATTGTTTACAACTTTGAAGGTAAATATTATGATGAATGACAGAAGCACTGTTTGTtttattattaggaagagatTACTTCCCTTttgtttgttgtgtgtgtaggtgggcTGAAACTCTAAGGATTAAGAGCAATGAAATGATCCAAGTTGGAATTAACCCGCATAAGTTATAGGACCAAATACATGACCTTTGGAGAGTTTTACAAAGTGGAGGTTTCACTACGAGGCCAAATTGAAGATTCAATACAAGTAAATTGTCGGGCTCTTTTATATatttatctttacctattaataaaacatctattgcttctgtggtacgtcatgAAAATTGTTCctgaagtttgcataaattacccatcatgtcaccggtaagtaatagaaaacgtttcacaaagcggaAAAtctcggactgggccggcccatgtaaaaacctcatatattacgctctgcaccctaggagaatatccagcacaccgtatgggccagCCCAAGCACAGGAGCCAgttttttagttccgtttatttatttatcttcaattccattttatttttctattttataatttagaacttcaaataacctttaaacttttaataaacttaaaattttaaatcaacatattttaaaaaataaaatgtttctgACTTGAAAAACTGCTCAGAGTTTTTGTAAAAAATGattgcatatacaataaaatgtttgcaagttcaaaaaatgtttgtaaaataagaaaagtccatgatttcaaatcaaactccatgtattaaaaattattaaaagcatttaacaaaatgctttctaattcaaaatatgttaatgcatttaaaaaatgtcttaaaatttgaaaaatagctaatgcctgttttgatagtttctttttttatttaaatttttccgttccatttttgtttatttctaatttaaataatttagaattacaaaagcattttcatattacaaaataggaattttgaattaaaatgttgacgaaaacataaaatgtttgtcgattcaaaaaaggcgccggatttttatattatttttttgcaaattccatacaATGAtcgtgaatttaataaatatattactgacttataaaaatgtttgtttattcagaaaaacttcatgcgtttcaaaaatgtttgtgaatttatagtaaaatcctccaacataaaaaattatgttcgtcttttctagaATTGATCgccaattcaaaaaaaaaaatttaacccgtttgaaaaataaaaaatattcacgatttttagtaaatgtttgtaaactgtaaaaaatgttctcgattttaaaattgttctcatatttgtaaaattgttcatgaaag encodes:
- the LOC123410351 gene encoding high molecular mass early light-inducible protein HV58, chloroplastic-like, translated to MATMVALSSFAVVGRSAARYPVAAPRRRALVVRAQTEPDMDSTKETTSASTSSPSTSPAPTPIPAAPKPMTKKANPSVWDALAFSGPAPERINGRLAMVGFVAALSVEAARGGGLLDQAGSGAGLGWFLATAGVFSVASLVPLLQGQSVESKSSGIWSADAELWNGRFAMLGLVALAATEFITGAPFVNI